A section of the Deltaproteobacteria bacterium genome encodes:
- a CDS encoding ATP-binding cassette domain-containing protein, with protein sequence MIEVENVTKRFGPILAVDHISFTIDRGEVVGFLGPNGAGKTTTMRILAGFFPPTSGRASVGQFDVVSQSFQVRQMIGYFPERVSVYPDLPVRSFLDFVAEAKDVPRAQRKSEIARVVEACGLERVKDRVIGHLSKGYRQRVGIAQALLHKPQVLILDEPTIGLDPEQVVEIRKLIRDLGTERTVILSTHILSEVSSVCDRVIVIDRGKILASESLANLRAQLQGTRQVRVDIEGPEAQIFGVLQSLPGVESLRRTSPDTESLSFVIDYQGEDIRKRLSKTILDHDWGLLEIRSLEPTLEDMYLQLIRLEESRLESMR encoded by the coding sequence ATGATCGAAGTCGAAAATGTGACGAAACGGTTCGGGCCGATCCTCGCGGTCGATCATATTTCCTTTACGATCGACCGCGGCGAGGTGGTCGGCTTCCTGGGGCCGAATGGTGCCGGCAAAACCACGACTATGCGGATTCTTGCCGGGTTCTTCCCACCTACGTCCGGGCGTGCCAGTGTCGGACAGTTCGATGTCGTCTCGCAGTCGTTTCAAGTCCGGCAGATGATCGGCTACTTTCCCGAACGAGTGTCCGTCTATCCGGATCTGCCGGTGCGCAGTTTCCTCGATTTCGTGGCCGAAGCGAAAGACGTTCCGCGCGCGCAGCGGAAAAGCGAAATCGCCCGGGTCGTCGAAGCGTGCGGATTGGAAAGAGTCAAAGATCGGGTGATCGGGCATCTGTCGAAAGGCTACCGGCAACGTGTCGGTATCGCGCAGGCGCTGTTGCATAAGCCGCAGGTGCTGATTCTCGACGAGCCGACTATCGGCCTGGACCCCGAACAAGTCGTGGAGATTCGTAAACTCATTCGCGACCTGGGCACGGAGCGAACGGTCATCCTTTCCACGCATATTCTCTCTGAAGTGAGTTCGGTGTGCGACCGCGTGATCGTAATAGATCGAGGAAAGATCTTGGCCTCCGAGTCGCTCGCCAATCTCCGCGCGCAATTGCAAGGCACCCGCCAAGTCCGCGTGGATATTGAGGGACCGGAGGCGCAAATTTTCGGAGTTCTCCAGTCCCTGCCTGGCGTCGAAAGCCTACGGCGTACAAGTCCCGACACGGAATCCCTGTCGTTCGTCATCGACTACCAAGGAGAAGACATCCGTAAACGATTGAGTAAAACTATCCTCGATCACGATTGGGGCCTGCTAGAAATTCGCTCCTTGGAGCCGACTTTGGAAGACATGTATCTCCAGTTGATCCGTCTCGAAGAAAGCCGGCTTGAGTCAATGCGGTGA